The stretch of DNA TTCGATACCGtcgatcaatatttttttttcacaaaaaacaaattctaaagttattttttgtatCGATAATAAAGAcacttgaatgaaaaataaaaaaaaaaaaatacaaaaagaattGAACATCAGATAAATAATCTTGAAGGTTAAGTGATAATttcttttacaattttaattgtcaaatagaaataatattaatcaatcatGTTTGGTAAAAAAAGAATGGGCAATTATGGTACGTATCAagtgacaataaaaattattgaagcaAGACACTTGGTTAAAAATAGTAATCCAATGGTCATTGTGAAAGTTGgaaatcaaaaaagaaaaactgaTATTAGAGAAAAAACAGATTGCCCATATTACAACGAggtaaattgatgaaatttatttttaattatcaacttggattattttatttttaaatttttattatttttagtattttgtGTTTGAATTTACTTGTGATTTTAATGTACTTATGAGTACGACAATATCAATATCAGTTTATTTGCGAAATTcattgagacaaaaaaaattttatggagGATTGTCTTTTGAAGTTGCAACTGTATGGGATCAGCCaagtaatttatattgattattaatttgcaaataaaatagtctctgatttgttgattaaaattagACGTAAATTTTCTTCCAAAtgtctaataaatattaatttagtttctttaattttcaacactaattaataactatttatcattaaaaaatcaatgctttttttaaatttaatatttaatttatcaactaaaaatatttatatcgatGATAGAGTGAGTTTAATGTCTCTTCTAAATTTCTATCAACTACCAGTAATATTATACTCACAATCGATACAACAGACAActgtatttgaattttttgataacaGATCATGAGTATTATCACAAGTGGGCAATGCTGACAAATCCCAAGGATCATTCAAATGCACCAAGGGGATATGTCAAGTGTAATATATCTGTTATGGCAAAGGGAGATAAATTGCGAACTCATCCTGACTCTGATGACGATGACGAAGATGACATTGAAgggtaaaatttaaaaaatataatttactttaaagAAATCCCTTCAAACAGCATGACAAACAATTcatcaactatttttaatttacattttaaatagtcaattaattatttatatacgattttttttttcttttttatttcagaaaaTTATTACTTCCAATTAGAAATTTATCAACTTCCAGTCGACAAAAAGCACGatatgttttttcaatttatcgaGCAGATGGTTTGCCAAAtagaaaatcaaatatttattgtggaaatttaaaaaataatattaatccatATATTCAAATATCATTTGCCGGAATGAAGGTAAGtcaactattaatttttaattttttttttatgaatttttaacgacaaaaatatatattcaaatatatgtttttatatatttatgtcaaCAAATATCACGTTCAAtgtcaatataaataactgaccattgaaaaaataaatttatatatgtattttttttttttttttcatttactttttatgTGTGCCAACTGAGTTGTATTAAATCGATGCAACTCATGAGCGTGTCATACACGATCGATATAGTATAAATGTACAGTCAGCATTGACTTTTACATTTGTCGACAAAATTATCTGacatttgtatataataatattttataaaaatgagttattaatttttaaaactttataaatttttaaatatactttctttcgttttaaaacttttaattaatttttttttcaatttttcaatttttcattgataaaaaaatattaaaagataatttttttttttatccactactttttaatgtaattattaattaattaatttatttattttgtattttatttatttattaacaatggtactttaattatgtaaatttttagcgaaaaaaaaatttaaaattataattttttatttacatttattcaaattacatattgattttatatatatttttttttacattgtacatattgtgataaaataaaaaataataaaaaacttgaataggGTGAAACGAGTTTACGTAAATGCACATTTACACCACgcttcaatgaaaatattatattcaaagaAATGTTTCCATCTTTATCAAATCGTGTGAGAATTGCtgttaaagataaaatttctGGTTGTAATTCTACAATAATCGCAACTCACCTGTTAAATCTCACGAGTTTATCATATTCCAGTGAAAATggtatgtaataataatacctttactattattatatttatttaaatttcattttgaaataatgaatatttaaaataccggaaatataattattataaaattttatatattcatcagAGGGCTACTTTAagagtaaatatttaattatttattgaaggTTTTTTGCCAACATATGGTCCATCTTTTATTCATCTGTACGATGATTCAACGAGTAATAATGTTGAGTGTAGTTGCAGTGGTAAGTGTCGAGACGTGAGACCAATTTATCGAGGCAGAGTACTTATCTCACTCAAGACAGAAATAGATGATCCTGGATCGTCGAGTGGTGACAGAATTGCTATTGAACCAACATTTCCAATATCTGaggtaaatttttacaaataaaataataataataataatgcatacgtcactattatcattaaaaaataaaccaaataaattggttcaatttttttttttttgtaaaataaatattctcttTAATCACGAGAatataacatcaaaaaaaatattttattatactgcaaaattattaaaatttaaattataataaatagatgataaattaaaaataataaaaaaaaaatttaagcatcataaaagtaattatttttaatttttttatgataaaaaataaaaattatcgttttttttttatgaaataatttaatgaattttatgatttttctttttcatgaaattaattattttttttagtgatattaatatactaaattcatgattaatttatagaaaagtATGTGGAATAGTGAAGAGTATCTACTGGTTGGAATAATTTATGATGTCTGCATGATCGATCGATACAGATTCATGAACAAAGCCATTAGTTTTGAAATTAGTTTTGGCAATGCTGGAAATACGgaattttcaaacaatattgataataatgacagTCTAGTGagtgagttttatttttattaataaattttttaactattattttatacctggtcataataaaataaatttttttcttttttttttttatataaattataaagttttatgaagtaaatgtgtatataaataaaatggacTATTATTTTAACGTTTAAATtgtaacttttattatttctcttacgtttaagaaaaataataactttttattatgattttttttttattattttcttcataatgatgatataaatataaaatttttacagatGACGTTAATATTGAAAGGTGTAGTGATTTTGATAGTCTTACTGAGCCAAAATTAACAGAAACAATGgatggtaaatttaattatcttcCATTTGGTTGTAATAAACCGTGTATGTTTGTTAAATCATGTTGGCCAAATCTAGAATGGAGATTATTCAATTCAAACATTCTGACGTTCATCGCAAATTATTTAGTAAGttgttgaaggaaaaaaaaatcgaataaaaCCCAAGCTAATCTGATGGAGTAAAAGCTTTActagaaactttttttttttttgcctcttTTCGTATAAATGTTttgtaaaaaggaaaaaatttagctttaatcgcttttttttattctcactttttttatcttaattttaGTTGAGTAAAAATGACCccagataattattatacatttattttttcatttttaattgtcaaattTGATAAGAGAATTATTATGACAATTGACAAACACAAAAGTTAAActaagaataataaatttaaaatagtccCTTGAGATTTAACAAAGTTTTTGTCTTATATCTCGTCGTTGAATagaattttgtatataaaataataataatcattgaggattgtatattttttttttttttactatcaaaCTAAGgtgaaattttattctttttattattaaaaaaaatataagaattgTAAGCTTAAcctaattttcaattgaagcGAATTTTTATAGAACATTTAggtttattttcttgaaaatttaaataaaattatgccAAAAATGATACTGTGTATGAAATAATAACTGCagatgtttttataaaaaaataaacttatgaaaaatgttaattttaggAAGAGGAACTTGGTAAATTAGAAGCACTTATTGCAGTTGAAAATGGAATGGCATATGAAGCTTATAATGGAATAATTGGATCGTTGAAATTTTACTGTAtgcattatttgaaaatattgaatactgaAAAATACCATGAGAATGGAGGAACAACAATATTGGATAAGCAACGTGTTAATTATTGTCGGGAATTTAttcaagaaatattaaaaatgataaaaattaatggaaatcttccgaataataattacattaaaattgCAATGATACAtgcttataaatatttacaaaaaattcgTGAAGCCTGTGATGATGTAAGtattaaactataaaattaattaaatattttgtttcatttatatttaaaatttttaaaaatgaatataatatttgtgttttataaataattaaaacaagtctattttaaataatttatttatcagccACAGCATGGATTCCCGGATGTATTTATTTGGATGATTTCTGGTAAAAGACGTGTTGCATTGACTCGTTTAAAATCaactgaaattatttattcagaaGATACAATGTCTTGTGGTACTAAATGCGGACaacgaataaatttatttataaaaaattttaatgatgaacAAGATAATCCAACTGACTATAGTCCAtgtaatattgaaatttttatttggcttggtaatattaaatattcagcAGCATGTTGGAGTAAAATTCCAGCTGGttataaagttgaatattctacaaatattgaaaaatttccaAAATACATTGAGTACACTGAATCAACggtaaaaattctattttattttttatttaaaattaatttaaatacataacaagatgctataatatttattattgttttaaagtttaaaattataataatttctttgatattattttagaaatttcaATTACGAGCTCATATTTTTCAAGGACGTTTTGATACTGGTATGGATTCGTCTGGATTAATGGATCCATTTATTCAAGTTATCTTTCGTGGATGTACATTAACGACccaagtaaattttaataaatgataatgatactgGTCCGAGCTTGATAATATATcaagttgaataaaataaagggtaatttgttaatttatttattgaacagtGGATTCAACAGAGCTTAGCGCCAGTTTGGGATGAGACACTTGTATTTCCACCGATTGAGATACATGGTACTTctgataatatcaaaaaattaccaCCAAAAATACTCGTTGAAGCTTTTGACTATGATCGTTGTgttagtaaatattttattttatatataaatttatattaaattgacatttttttttctgaattttaaaataaaaaaattgtgaatttatgaaaaaaaatatttacataaattctATAGACAatcaatgtttaaaaaaatgtcaatttaacatgtaaaaatatttatttcaacatcaaaaaaaaatgtggaatgtaaattttttattttcaaatgtcaGATGAattttactttgaaaaaataactcaagtttttgttattaattcaaGCTACAGGATGTTGTTCTTgtagtatgttttttttttttatttgtaaattattaacacagatattttatttcgtAATGATTCAACCGGAAACTTTACGTTCaggatattatattttatgaaacagataaaaaaactattataaaattaaattatcactgaacaatagaaaaataaaatttgattgaaATCAGGTCACTCAAACTTCGAGGGGTTGTGAATTGAATTAagagttaaaagaaaaaaaataaaataaatataacagtaatgttaatttatattttagggAACTAAAGAATTTTGTGGTAGATGTATTTCCGAGCCAGTTGTTAAATTAAGTTGTGAAACCTATTCACCACCAATTTTGACCTGGCATAAATTTCAATCGCAAAAGGATTTCAATTGCAGTATACTAGCTGCATTTGAACTTATagaggtaaataaataataaaccaaaaaataaaggaaaacaaataatcaatttacaaataaataatttaaatattataattatcaattgtcaAGATTAATCATGGTGAATTGGTGGATCCACCACTCAACACAATATCTGAAAATGAAATGAacagaatatataatttaccagATGACATCAAGCCAAAAATGAAAAGTCATcgttttgaaataattttctgGGGTGTTAgagacatgaaaaaaattaattgcatcAGCATAAACAAGCCGAAAATTATTCTCGAGTGTTCTGGCATACAAATTGTCTCTGAGgtcattgataattataaaaaatacagtaattttaatgataatcatgttattattgatctggtaaatattattcaaattttttttttaaattaaaacaagtgtttatgaaaatttaatgatattattcaAACAGGATTTACCGGAATTGGATATATATTATCCACCAATAACCATCAAAGCATTTGATTCACGAAGCTTTGGAAACTCATATGTTGGTGTTTGTATTATACCAACagctcatatttttttaaaaaatttaataacacaggatgattattttacagcaatatataataataaaaataataaattttttaataaaaacaaatcaacaGATATACGTTAgtttaaatagattttttattttattttttcatttaaaaatggataaattgataaaaatgaaatttaaaattttagttcCATTGCCAATGGATTATGAtgttgaaaaagaagaaacaaAGGGTTTaataagttataaaaaattatcaggtgttgattttatgtataaagttaaaaaatttgcaaattttGTTAGAATGTTAcctgataattttaaaattagtgataaaaatgaaaaacaaatttatggAAATGATGAGGATGAAAATCATGATTGGTGGAGCAAATATTATGCATCACTTgaggtaaatttaatattcaataatttatttattcaactattcacttaaaagttaaattgtttatttatttttctctcgcAATTTACCTGAcgaactttaaaaatatatctatcgA from Aphidius gifuensis isolate YNYX2018 linkage group LG4, ASM1490517v1, whole genome shotgun sequence encodes:
- the LOC122854049 gene encoding otoferlin, which codes for MFGKKRMGNYGTYQVTIKIIEARHLVKNSNPMVIVKVGNQKRKTDIREKTDCPYYNEYFVFEFTCDFNVLMSTTISISVYLRNSLRQKKFYGGLSFEVATVWDQPNHEYYHKWAMLTNPKDHSNAPRGYVKCNISVMAKGDKLRTHPDSDDDDEDDIEGKLLLPIRNLSTSSRQKARYVFSIYRADGLPNRKSNIYCGNLKNNINPYIQISFAGMKGETSLRKCTFTPRFNENIIFKEMFPSLSNRVRIAVKDKISGCNSTIIATHLLNLTSLSYSSENGFLPTYGPSFIHLYDDSTSNNVECSCSGKCRDVRPIYRGRVLISLKTEIDDPGSSSGDRIAIEPTFPISEKSMWNSEEYLLVGIIYDVCMIDRYRFMNKAISFEISFGNAGNTEFSNNIDNNDSLMTLILKGVVILIVLLIPFGCNKPCMFVKSCWPNLEWRLFNSNILTFIANYLEEELGKLEALIAVENGMAYEAYNGIIGSLKFYCMHYLKILNTEKYHENGGTTILDKQRVNYCREFIQEILKMIKINGNLPNNNYIKIAMIHAYKYLQKIREACDDPQHGFPDVFIWMISGKRRVALTRLKSTEIIYSEDTMSCGTKCGQRINLFIKNFNDEQDNPTDYSPCNIEIFIWLGNIKYSAACWSKIPAGYKVEYSTNIEKFPKYIEYTESTKFQLRAHIFQGRFDTGMDSSGLMDPFIQVIFRGCTLTTQWIQQSLAPVWDETLVFPPIEIHGTSDNIKKLPPKILVEAFDYDRCGTKEFCGRCISEPVVKLSCETYSPPILTWHKFQSQKDFNCSILAAFELIEINHGELVDPPLNTISENEMNRIYNLPDDIKPKMKSHRFEIIFWGVRDMKKINCISINKPKIILECSGIQIVSEVIDNYKKYSNFNDNHVIIDLDLPELDIYYPPITIKAFDSRSFGNSYVGVFPLPMDYDVEKEETKVKKFANFVRMLPDNFKISDKNEKQIYGNDEDENHDWWSKYYASLEEERYLELGIKKPLLPGQKPVATLKIYPMELELQPEFCGFQDKLTTFELSRGKKTNDPYYNGKNYCGKFKGKIAIYPWPSLKKINCRTMCGHDASFGLLTDYPSPTPVKITLRVYIVKAINLHPNDALTGKSDPYIRIKLGKNYINDKKNYIPNQLNPIFGKCFEMEAQFPRDHTLIIQIWDYDSTSSDDLIGETKIDIENRYYSNHRGTCGISKIYCKNGYNAWRDREKPTSILESLCKKNNLEMPEYTKTAVVIGKQKFLFTQNLDDIDETDKEECMALNVLHQWQNFPICGVSLVPEHVERRSLLNPKKPGLEQGKLELWIDMLHSDDLPPKPPIDIKPQLPIEYELRVIIWNTEDIPLVDSQFLSGEKSSDIYVKGWILYEDHQKTDIHYNSLNGEGNFNWRFVFRFMYSKAEQLIIVKRKLSILERDRTEQKLPCKLNIQVWDSDHFSADDFLGSLTIDLSRMPRGCANSKNCTLKVTDQKSPTVNLFKVMRTRAWWPLTGVMSNGTYTQAGKVEMEMTLVPVEEANEKPVGKGRSPPSPLPPPDRPDTSFSWFRNPWKACCFVVCRYYKWRIAFCSMIFLLIMLLVVGIYAVPGYLVKKILNV